The Halomonas sp. KG2 genome contains a region encoding:
- the tsf gene encoding translation elongation factor Ts: protein MAAISASQVKELRERTGLGMMECKKALTEAGGDIDVAIENLRKSSGLKAAKKAGRTAAEGAVVTRVAEDGSYGVMVEINSETDFVARDDNFIAFTNKIADAFFAAKNEDVAAVMAGDLESTREQLVQKIGENIGVRRAVVVNAVEGGLVGEYVHGGRIGVLTVLKGGNSEVAKDVAMHVAAINPSVAHPEDMPQEELDKEKAIILAQPDMAGKPEQIAEKMVQGRLKKYLAENSLTEQPFVKDPNQSVAEFVKAAGGEVVGFTRFEVGEGIEKEEVDFAKEVMEQAGRR from the coding sequence ATGGCTGCTATCAGCGCCTCTCAGGTTAAGGAACTGCGCGAACGTACCGGTCTTGGCATGATGGAGTGTAAAAAAGCACTTACTGAAGCCGGCGGTGATATCGACGTTGCAATCGAGAACCTGCGTAAAAGCTCTGGCCTTAAAGCCGCGAAAAAAGCGGGTCGTACCGCTGCAGAAGGTGCCGTTGTTACTCGCGTAGCAGAAGACGGCAGCTACGGCGTAATGGTCGAGATCAACTCCGAAACTGATTTCGTTGCCCGTGACGACAACTTCATCGCTTTCACCAACAAGATCGCGGATGCGTTCTTTGCGGCGAAAAATGAAGACGTTGCAGCAGTAATGGCTGGCGACCTCGAGTCTACTCGTGAGCAGCTGGTACAGAAAATCGGCGAGAACATCGGTGTGCGTCGTGCCGTTGTTGTGAACGCTGTTGAAGGTGGCCTTGTAGGCGAATACGTTCACGGCGGCCGTATCGGCGTCTTGACCGTTCTGAAAGGTGGTAACTCGGAAGTTGCTAAAGACGTTGCTATGCACGTTGCAGCGATCAATCCGTCGGTTGCGCACCCTGAAGATATGCCGCAGGAAGAGCTGGATAAAGAAAAAGCGATTATTCTGGCCCAGCCGGACATGGCCGGTAAGCCTGAGCAGATCGCTGAGAAAATGGTTCAAGGCCGTCTGAAAAAGTACCTGGCCGAGAACAGCCTGACCGAACAGCCGTTCGTTAAAGACCCGAACCAATCCGTTGCCGAGTTCGTGAAAGCGGCGGGTGGCGAAGTGGTTGGCTTCACTCGCTTTGAAGTGGGCGAAGGCATCGAGAAAGAAGAAGTCGACTTTGCTAAAGAAGTTATGGAACAGGCTGGCCGTCGCTAA
- the map gene encoding type I methionyl aminopeptidase gives MNVPIKTPSEIEKMREAGRQAASVIEMITPHIKAGISTGEIDRLCHDFIVNNLGSTPAPLNYHGFPKATCTSINHVVCHGIPDDAKKLKNGDIMNLDITVKTTDGYHGDSSVMFVIGDTIQGERLCRITQECLYKSIELVKPGVHLSELARVIQQHAEAHGYSVVRDFCGHGIGADFHEDPQFLHYDGYAPDADIPLEAGMCFTIEPMINVGGYKTKVLRDGWTAVTKDRSLSAQWEHTLLVTETGVDVLTARSDEDFSFLNR, from the coding sequence ATGAACGTTCCTATCAAGACGCCTTCTGAAATCGAGAAAATGCGTGAAGCCGGGCGCCAAGCCGCCAGCGTCATTGAAATGATCACCCCCCACATCAAGGCGGGGATCTCTACGGGTGAAATTGATCGCCTGTGCCACGATTTTATTGTTAATAATTTGGGCTCTACACCTGCCCCGCTGAACTACCACGGTTTTCCGAAAGCGACCTGTACATCAATCAATCACGTGGTCTGTCATGGCATTCCTGATGATGCCAAAAAATTGAAGAACGGCGATATCATGAATTTGGATATCACCGTCAAAACGACTGACGGCTACCACGGTGATTCCAGCGTGATGTTCGTCATCGGCGATACGATCCAGGGCGAGCGCTTATGCCGTATCACTCAAGAGTGCCTGTACAAAAGCATTGAGCTAGTAAAGCCAGGCGTACACCTTTCGGAACTTGCCCGCGTTATTCAGCAACATGCTGAAGCACACGGCTACTCCGTAGTGCGCGACTTCTGCGGCCACGGCATCGGCGCCGATTTCCACGAAGATCCGCAGTTTCTTCACTATGATGGCTATGCACCCGATGCCGACATCCCGCTGGAAGCCGGCATGTGTTTTACAATCGAACCAATGATTAACGTAGGCGGCTATAAAACCAAGGTGCTACGCGATGGTTGGACAGCGGTCACTAAGGATCGAAGCTTATCTGCCCAGTGGGAGCACACGCTACTGGTCACAGAAACCGGTGTTGACGTGCTGACAGCACGCAGCGACGAAGACTTCAGTTTTCTAAATCGCTGA
- the rpsB gene encoding 30S ribosomal protein S2, which translates to MSHVNMRDLLKAGAHFGHQTKYWNPKMGKFIFGARNKIHIINLEHTLPALNEAIGVVEKMAASNNKILFVGTKRSASKIIKEEANRVNQPFVNHRWLGGMLTNFKTIRQSIKRLRDLETMREDGTFEKLTKKEVLMATREQEKLERSIGGIKNMGGLPDALFVIDVDHERIAINEANKLGIPVIGVVDTNSNPDGVDYVIPGNDDSIRAIQIYVKAIADACGRAKEGRPEEFVEVTEEAASADTDAAAE; encoded by the coding sequence ATGTCTCACGTTAATATGCGTGACCTGCTGAAAGCAGGTGCTCACTTCGGTCACCAAACTAAGTACTGGAATCCGAAGATGGGTAAATTCATCTTCGGCGCGCGCAACAAGATTCATATCATCAACCTCGAGCACACTTTGCCGGCGCTGAACGAAGCGATCGGCGTGGTTGAGAAGATGGCGGCATCCAACAACAAAATTTTGTTTGTTGGCACCAAGCGCAGCGCTAGCAAGATCATCAAGGAAGAAGCAAACCGCGTTAACCAGCCGTTCGTCAACCATCGCTGGTTGGGTGGTATGCTGACTAACTTCAAGACCATTCGTCAGTCCATCAAGCGTCTGCGTGATCTTGAAACCATGCGCGAAGACGGCACGTTCGAGAAGCTGACCAAGAAAGAAGTCTTGATGGCAACTCGCGAGCAAGAGAAGCTTGAGCGTTCTATCGGTGGTATCAAGAACATGGGCGGCCTTCCTGACGCGCTGTTCGTTATCGATGTTGACCACGAGCGCATCGCGATCAACGAAGCCAACAAACTGGGTATTCCGGTTATTGGTGTGGTAGATACCAACTCAAACCCAGATGGCGTTGATTACGTGATCCCGGGTAACGACGACTCCATCCGCGCTATTCAGATCTACGTGAAAGCAATTGCTGACGCGTGTGGTCGTGCAAAAGAAGGTCGTCCGGAAGAGTTTGTTGAAGTGACTGAAGAAGCCGCTTCTGCCGACACTGACGCTGCTGCCGAGTAA
- the pyrH gene encoding UMP kinase, whose protein sequence is MSREVQESAPAVAASKTEKSKSKYKRILLKLSGEALMGEHDFGIDPKVLDRMALEIGQLVGIGVQVGIVIGGGNLFRGAALNEAGMDRVTGDHMGMLATVMNALAMRDALERSNIRSRVMSAIPMSGVVEHYDRRTAIRYLTSGDVVLFSAGTGNPFFTTDSAACLRGIEVDVDVVIKATKVDGVYNKDPVKHPDAVKYDQLSYDDALDQKLGVMDLTAICLVRDHNMPVRVFDMNKPGALLNLVVGGKEGTLIDRG, encoded by the coding sequence ATGTCACGTGAAGTTCAAGAGTCCGCCCCCGCAGTTGCTGCCAGCAAGACTGAAAAGTCGAAATCAAAATACAAACGTATTTTGCTGAAATTGTCTGGCGAAGCGCTAATGGGTGAGCACGATTTTGGTATTGATCCGAAAGTGCTGGATCGTATGGCGTTAGAGATCGGCCAATTGGTTGGTATTGGCGTTCAGGTGGGGATCGTGATTGGTGGTGGAAACCTATTTCGTGGCGCGGCGCTTAATGAAGCCGGCATGGATCGGGTGACGGGTGACCACATGGGAATGCTGGCAACCGTGATGAATGCGTTAGCAATGCGAGATGCGCTTGAGCGCTCCAATATTCGCTCGCGGGTAATGTCAGCGATTCCCATGAGTGGTGTGGTAGAGCATTACGACCGCCGCACCGCCATCCGCTACTTAACGTCGGGAGACGTGGTGCTGTTTTCAGCTGGTACGGGTAATCCTTTCTTTACGACCGACTCTGCAGCCTGCTTACGTGGTATTGAAGTAGATGTTGACGTGGTGATCAAGGCCACCAAAGTAGACGGCGTGTACAATAAAGATCCGGTTAAACATCCCGATGCCGTGAAGTATGACCAGCTCTCCTATGACGATGCCCTAGACCAAAAGTTGGGCGTTATGGATTTGACCGCAATCTGCCTGGTACGTGACCATAATATGCCGGTGCGGGTATTTGATATGAATAAGCCTGGTGCCCTGCTGAATTTGGTAGTAGGGGGCAAGGAAGGCACGCTGATAGACAGAGGGTAA
- a CDS encoding [protein-PII] uridylyltransferase encodes MLLHHYRFEPDTTLYDLAMFRTELAGSRSPIAPFKAALRELQAKLDEQFRSGADIRDLVRGRAWYLDQLLAIAWAQHDWPDDGVALVAVGGYGRGELHPHSDIDLLLLLEHDDDTPYRESLSAFITFLWDIGLEIGHSVRSLNDCEREAEADVTVMTNLLESRLISGPEHLRQKMRERLSAEHIWPADRFFEAKWQEQIARHYRYNNSEYHLEPNLKSSPGGLRDIQMIGWVAKRHFDTEHYADIVANGFMNDAELRILSQGQAFLWQVRYALHMLTGRAEDRLLFDHQRTIAEMFGFRDTPERLAVEQFMKRYYRHVTALAGLNDMLLQHFDEVILRGKEALETVKLNERFETKGGYIQARSRNLFRERPAAMLELFLLMAKHPEIEGVRADTIRLIRDHRHQIDDHYREDPRHQRLFMSILRAPGNVPRQLRRMNRYGILGKYLPEFGRAVGLMQHDLFHIYTVDAHTLRLLKFLHGFRKPDAKDDFPVAATLIHQLPKMDLLWIAGLFHDVGKGRGGDHSEIGARDVEQFCHRHHVSQHDTNLLRWLVEHHLLMSMTAQKRDISDPDVIRDFALTVRDETRLDYLYVLTVADINATNPTLWNGWRASLLRQLHAETKRALRRGLKNPPDRDDWVRETRTEARSLLQTVGVDSAQIDQLWESLGEDYFLQYAPSEIVWQTQGILAHQPSVLPLVLISAPTADMAEGGTKVFIHTRSVDDLFAATAAAMEQLGLSIHDARIATSHNDWTLNTFIVLDHYGQPIRDPEHIEEMRRHLVEELDDPDDYPEIVTRHTPRQLKHFKVPTEVVIEQDPANERTLLELTAPDRPGLLARVGRIFMEQDIALSAAKIATLGERVEDVFFITTKAGEPLTDPERQQQLRERLIEVLGV; translated from the coding sequence ATGCTTCTTCATCACTACCGGTTCGAGCCGGACACCACGCTGTACGATCTCGCCATGTTTCGCACCGAACTCGCCGGATCACGCTCTCCTATTGCGCCGTTTAAAGCGGCGCTTCGGGAGCTACAAGCCAAGCTGGATGAGCAGTTTCGTTCCGGGGCTGATATACGCGACCTAGTCCGCGGGCGAGCGTGGTATCTGGATCAGCTGCTAGCCATCGCCTGGGCGCAGCATGACTGGCCTGACGATGGCGTTGCCCTGGTGGCCGTGGGTGGTTACGGCCGGGGCGAGCTACACCCGCACTCAGACATCGACCTCCTGCTGCTGCTGGAGCATGATGATGACACCCCTTATCGCGAGTCGTTAAGCGCTTTCATTACCTTCTTATGGGATATCGGTCTTGAGATCGGCCATAGCGTGCGCTCGCTTAATGACTGTGAGCGGGAAGCTGAAGCCGATGTCACCGTGATGACCAACCTCTTGGAATCGCGACTCATTTCTGGGCCCGAACATCTTCGCCAAAAGATGCGTGAACGCCTTAGCGCCGAGCATATTTGGCCTGCTGACCGTTTTTTCGAAGCAAAGTGGCAAGAACAAATTGCCCGCCACTATCGCTACAACAACTCGGAATACCACCTAGAGCCAAACCTGAAAAGCTCTCCAGGCGGCCTACGTGATATTCAAATGATTGGCTGGGTAGCGAAACGCCATTTCGACACTGAGCACTATGCTGACATCGTCGCGAATGGCTTTATGAACGATGCCGAACTGCGCATTCTAAGCCAGGGCCAAGCCTTTTTATGGCAGGTGCGTTATGCCCTGCACATGCTAACAGGCCGCGCCGAAGATCGATTGCTGTTTGATCACCAACGTACCATTGCCGAAATGTTTGGCTTTAGGGATACCCCTGAGCGCTTAGCAGTTGAACAGTTCATGAAGCGTTACTATCGGCATGTGACCGCCCTGGCCGGGCTTAACGACATGCTATTACAGCACTTTGATGAGGTCATCCTACGCGGCAAAGAAGCCTTGGAAACCGTTAAGCTGAACGAGCGTTTCGAAACCAAAGGCGGCTACATCCAAGCGCGCTCACGCAATCTGTTTCGTGAGCGACCGGCGGCCATGCTGGAACTGTTTCTGCTGATGGCAAAGCACCCGGAAATAGAAGGGGTACGCGCCGACACCATTCGCCTGATCCGCGACCATCGCCATCAAATTGATGACCACTACCGCGAAGACCCTCGCCATCAGCGGCTATTCATGTCCATTTTGCGGGCCCCCGGCAATGTTCCACGCCAATTAAGGCGCATGAACCGTTACGGCATCTTGGGCAAGTATCTGCCAGAATTTGGTCGCGCGGTCGGGTTGATGCAACACGACCTATTCCACATTTACACGGTAGACGCCCACACCCTGCGCTTACTGAAGTTTTTACACGGTTTTCGCAAACCGGATGCCAAAGACGACTTCCCCGTCGCAGCCACGCTGATTCATCAACTGCCTAAAATGGATCTGCTGTGGATTGCAGGACTGTTTCACGATGTTGGCAAGGGCCGCGGCGGCGATCATTCTGAGATTGGTGCACGCGATGTTGAGCAATTCTGCCACCGTCACCACGTCTCCCAACACGATACCAACTTACTGCGCTGGCTGGTGGAGCATCACCTGTTGATGTCTATGACCGCCCAGAAGCGCGACATTAGCGATCCCGACGTGATTCGCGACTTCGCTCTAACGGTGCGCGACGAGACCCGCTTAGACTATCTCTATGTGCTCACCGTTGCCGACATCAATGCGACCAACCCCACTCTGTGGAACGGTTGGCGTGCGTCGCTGTTGCGCCAGCTTCATGCTGAAACCAAGCGAGCACTGAGACGAGGGCTAAAAAACCCGCCTGACCGAGATGATTGGGTGCGCGAAACCCGTACTGAAGCCCGTTCGTTACTGCAAACAGTCGGCGTAGACAGCGCTCAGATTGATCAACTGTGGGAGTCCCTCGGCGAAGACTATTTCCTTCAGTACGCCCCCAGCGAAATTGTCTGGCAGACCCAAGGCATTCTTGCCCACCAGCCGTCTGTTTTGCCACTGGTCTTAATTAGCGCACCCACCGCCGATATGGCCGAAGGCGGCACCAAGGTCTTTATCCACACCCGCTCGGTAGACGACCTATTTGCCGCGACCGCCGCCGCCATGGAGCAGCTTGGTCTATCTATCCATGATGCCCGCATCGCCACCTCGCACAATGACTGGACGCTAAATACGTTTATTGTGCTAGATCATTACGGCCAACCTATCCGTGACCCTGAGCATATTGAGGAGATGCGTCGGCACCTCGTCGAAGAGCTGGACGATCCGGATGACTATCCAGAGATCGTCACGCGCCACACACCGCGCCAGCTTAAGCACTTCAAAGTACCCACCGAGGTGGTCATTGAGCAGGACCCAGCCAACGAACGTACGCTGCTAGAGCTAACTGCCCCAGACCGCCCTGGCCTGCTGGCTCGTGTCGGGCGTATTTTCATGGAACAGGACATTGCCTTATCGGCTGCGAAAATTGCCACGCTGGGGGAACGGGTTGAAGACGTTTTCTTTATCACCACGAAAGCGGGTGAGCCTCTCACCGATCCAGAACGGCAACAGCAGCTTCGCGAACGGCTTATCGAAGTATTAGGCGTGTAA
- the uppS gene encoding polyprenyl diphosphate synthase, with amino-acid sequence MTSPQLPQAQQDGATPSRSEEAPPAHVAIIMDGNNRWARARGLSGVRGHRAGVEAVRAVIERAAQRGVQTLSLFAFSSENWKRPAAEVNALMELFLMALKREVKKLNERNIRLSIIGEQRGFSHAIQKHIQRAESLTAENTGMHLVIAANYGGQWDLARAARQLAEQVAAGELAASDIDEARLDAAMNTHNVPPVDLCIRTSGEQRLSNFMLWQLAYAELHFSPLLWPDFNGAALDEALDDFCLRRRRFGMTDAQIEAQGA; translated from the coding sequence ATGACGTCTCCGCAGCTTCCCCAAGCGCAGCAGGATGGCGCGACGCCTTCTCGGTCCGAGGAGGCACCGCCAGCCCATGTTGCTATTATTATGGATGGTAATAACCGCTGGGCGCGGGCACGTGGGCTTTCCGGAGTGCGCGGTCACCGAGCCGGTGTTGAAGCCGTTCGGGCGGTTATTGAACGCGCTGCGCAGCGCGGCGTTCAGACACTGAGTCTTTTTGCTTTTTCAAGTGAAAATTGGAAGCGCCCAGCGGCTGAGGTGAATGCCTTGATGGAGCTTTTTTTGATGGCGCTTAAGCGCGAAGTCAAAAAGCTCAATGAGCGTAATATTCGCCTGTCAATTATTGGCGAACAGCGCGGTTTTTCCCATGCGATCCAAAAGCATATTCAGCGCGCCGAGTCGTTAACCGCAGAGAATACCGGTATGCATCTGGTGATTGCGGCCAACTACGGTGGCCAATGGGATCTTGCGCGAGCGGCTAGACAGTTGGCGGAGCAAGTAGCCGCAGGTGAGTTAGCGGCTTCCGATATTGATGAGGCGCGTCTTGATGCGGCGATGAATACGCACAATGTACCGCCGGTAGATTTATGCATCCGCACCAGCGGAGAGCAGCGGCTATCTAACTTTATGTTATGGCAGTTAGCTTACGCAGAACTGCATTTTTCGCCACTGCTCTGGCCAGATTTTAACGGGGCGGCACTTGATGAGGCGCTTGACGATTTTTGCCTACGTCGCCGTCGTTTTGGTATGACCGACGCACAAATAGAGGCGCAAGGTGCTTAA
- the ispC gene encoding 1-deoxy-D-xylulose-5-phosphate reductoisomerase: MSQPAVQRITVLGSTGSIGKSTLDVIAQYPDRYRVYALTAHTSKEVLLAQCRFHHPEVAVLNDPEDAAWLQQALLTSGLSTKVLSGAIALCQVARERQVDTVMAAIVGAAGLLPALAAAESGKRVLLANKEALVMSGALFMDAVARSGATLLPIDSEHNAIYQCLPTEHRGGLRQHGVRQLLLTASGGPFRGWQAEDIAKVTPEQACHHPNWSMGRKISVDSATLMNKGLELIEACWLFDATPDQIQVVVHPQSVIHSMVAYDDGSVIAQLGNPDMRTPIAYGLAWPERIDAGVETLDLFQVARLDFEAPDEALFPCLSLARDAMHKGGAAPAILNAANEVAVEAFLEGQLGFSAIADVVAKVMALPFEGRADTLEQILSADQWAREQAALIVCQ; the protein is encoded by the coding sequence ATGAGCCAACCAGCTGTTCAGCGTATTACAGTGCTTGGCTCAACAGGCTCAATTGGTAAAAGCACCCTTGATGTCATTGCTCAATATCCAGACCGTTATCGCGTTTATGCTTTAACGGCTCATACCTCAAAAGAAGTGCTCTTAGCGCAATGCCGCTTTCATCACCCAGAAGTCGCTGTATTAAATGATCCTGAGGATGCGGCCTGGTTGCAGCAAGCACTTTTAACGTCAGGGCTCTCTACTAAGGTTCTTTCGGGAGCTATAGCGCTTTGCCAGGTGGCGCGAGAAAGGCAAGTGGATACCGTGATGGCCGCTATTGTTGGCGCAGCGGGCCTGCTACCTGCGCTAGCAGCTGCCGAGTCAGGTAAACGCGTACTGTTGGCCAATAAAGAAGCTCTAGTGATGAGTGGCGCGCTGTTTATGGACGCTGTTGCTCGCTCAGGTGCAACGTTATTGCCGATTGATTCCGAACATAATGCTATTTACCAATGTCTACCTACCGAGCATAGAGGTGGATTGCGTCAGCATGGTGTTCGCCAGCTGCTGCTCACCGCCTCTGGTGGCCCTTTTCGTGGCTGGCAGGCAGAAGATATCGCTAAGGTGACCCCTGAGCAGGCTTGTCATCATCCTAACTGGTCAATGGGGCGCAAAATCTCCGTCGATAGCGCGACGTTGATGAATAAAGGCTTAGAGCTTATTGAAGCGTGCTGGCTATTTGATGCAACGCCTGATCAGATACAGGTAGTGGTGCATCCGCAAAGCGTTATTCACTCGATGGTTGCCTATGATGATGGTTCGGTGATTGCGCAGCTGGGTAATCCTGATATGCGTACGCCTATTGCTTATGGATTGGCATGGCCGGAACGGATTGATGCGGGGGTTGAGACGCTGGATCTTTTTCAGGTGGCGCGTCTGGATTTCGAAGCCCCCGATGAAGCGCTTTTTCCCTGCTTGTCGCTCGCCCGCGATGCTATGCACAAGGGCGGCGCTGCACCGGCGATTTTGAATGCGGCGAATGAGGTCGCCGTGGAGGCTTTTCTGGAAGGACAGCTTGGCTTCAGCGCGATTGCTGACGTAGTGGCAAAAGTGATGGCTCTACCGTTTGAAGGGCGTGCCGACACGCTTGAGCAGATATTATCTGCAGATCAGTGGGCACGGGAGCAGGCGGCGCTAATAGTATGCCAGTAG
- the rseP gene encoding sigma E protease regulator RseP — translation MGLIQNILAVIVVLGVLVTFHEFGHFWVARRCGVKVLRFSVGFGKPLWSTFDRHGTEFVVAAVPLGGYVKMLDEREAPVPEEQLDQAFNRKTVWQRIAIVAAGPIANFLLAIVAYWALFVAGTTTVAPIVGDVDPNSPAAAAGLSHGAEITSIQGDAMRSWEEINLKLVSMIGFNGDLVLEAQPEGASASRVYQLPVANYMVRQDPPQPMQSLGITPWRPNVPAVLGQVIDGQAAAQAGLRAGDRIVSLDGEPIDDWMQFVSVIRENAGQTLEVGYLRGDEQGSLSLTPGRNTLESGGEVGYIGAGAQQVTWPEEFQREIRYGPVEAVGQALSRTGEMTLLTVDAIRKMLVGLISPSNLSGPITIAQISGDSARAGMEAFVGFLAYLSISLGVLNLLPIPVLDGGHLLYYFIEVVRGRPVSEQMQAVGLRIGLAMVGTLMLMALYFDLMRLW, via the coding sequence GTGGGCCTGATACAGAACATATTAGCGGTGATCGTGGTACTGGGGGTGTTGGTAACCTTTCACGAGTTCGGCCATTTTTGGGTGGCGCGGCGCTGCGGTGTAAAGGTGCTACGTTTCTCAGTCGGCTTTGGTAAGCCGCTATGGTCGACCTTTGATCGTCACGGCACAGAGTTCGTGGTGGCGGCCGTACCGCTAGGCGGTTACGTAAAAATGCTCGACGAGCGCGAAGCGCCTGTACCTGAAGAGCAATTAGATCAGGCGTTTAACCGCAAAACCGTATGGCAGCGTATCGCTATTGTTGCCGCTGGCCCGATTGCAAATTTTTTACTTGCGATTGTAGCTTACTGGGCGCTATTCGTTGCAGGAACTACAACCGTTGCTCCTATTGTTGGCGATGTTGATCCTAACTCTCCTGCGGCAGCGGCAGGGCTTTCTCACGGCGCAGAGATTACCTCTATCCAGGGAGATGCTATGCGCTCCTGGGAAGAGATTAATTTAAAGCTTGTCTCCATGATCGGGTTTAATGGCGACTTGGTGCTTGAGGCACAGCCTGAAGGGGCGAGTGCCTCACGGGTTTATCAGCTTCCTGTGGCCAACTACATGGTTCGCCAGGACCCGCCCCAGCCAATGCAAAGTTTGGGCATTACGCCTTGGCGCCCGAACGTACCCGCGGTGCTAGGCCAAGTGATTGATGGCCAGGCGGCTGCACAAGCTGGCCTGCGAGCGGGTGATCGTATTGTGTCTCTGGATGGCGAGCCAATTGACGACTGGATGCAGTTTGTCTCGGTTATTCGTGAGAATGCAGGTCAAACCTTAGAGGTGGGTTACCTGCGTGGTGATGAGCAGGGTAGCCTTTCCTTAACCCCTGGACGTAATACGCTGGAGAGTGGCGGCGAGGTTGGGTACATTGGTGCCGGAGCGCAGCAGGTAACATGGCCTGAAGAATTTCAACGTGAAATTCGTTACGGGCCTGTAGAGGCGGTAGGTCAAGCGTTATCACGTACAGGTGAGATGACGCTGCTGACAGTAGATGCTATCCGTAAGATGCTGGTGGGGCTTATTTCACCATCGAACCTTTCGGGGCCGATTACCATCGCGCAGATATCAGGTGACTCTGCTCGTGCGGGGATGGAAGCGTTCGTAGGCTTTCTAGCGTATCTTTCTATCAGCCTTGGCGTACTTAATCTACTGCCAATACCCGTGCTCGATGGTGGGCATTTACTTTATTATTTTATAGAGGTCGTGCGTGGGCGGCCGGTCTCTGAGCAAATGCAAGCAGTAGGGTTGCGTATTGGGCTTGCCATGGTAGGCACCCTAATGTTGATGGCTCTCTATTTTGATCTGATGCGCCTGTGGTAA
- the frr gene encoding ribosome recycling factor, which translates to MINDIKKDAESRMKKSVEALNSNFNKIRTGRAHPSILDAVTVDYYGGQVPLNQVASVNVEDARTLTVAPWEQGMVPKIEKAIMTSDLGLNPASAGNVIRVPMPMLTEETRKGYIKQARSEAEHARVAVRNVRRDANGDFKSLLKDKEITEDDQRQGEDEIQKLTDKYIAEVDKALAAKEQDLMQV; encoded by the coding sequence GTGATCAATGACATCAAGAAAGATGCAGAATCTCGCATGAAGAAAAGCGTTGAAGCGCTGAACAGCAACTTCAACAAAATTCGTACGGGGCGTGCTCATCCCAGTATTCTCGACGCTGTTACCGTTGATTATTACGGTGGTCAGGTGCCGCTAAATCAAGTGGCTTCTGTTAACGTGGAAGATGCTCGTACACTGACGGTGGCGCCTTGGGAGCAGGGCATGGTGCCCAAGATTGAAAAGGCAATTATGACCTCTGATCTGGGGCTTAATCCTGCCAGCGCCGGTAATGTCATTCGTGTGCCGATGCCGATGTTGACCGAAGAAACGCGCAAAGGTTACATCAAGCAGGCGCGTAGCGAAGCTGAACATGCGCGCGTGGCGGTGCGTAACGTACGTCGCGATGCCAACGGTGATTTTAAGTCTTTGCTGAAGGATAAAGAAATTACCGAAGACGATCAGCGTCAGGGTGAAGACGAAATCCAGAAGTTGACGGATAAGTATATTGCTGAGGTCGATAAAGCGCTTGCCGCAAAAGAACAAGATCTCATGCAGGTGTAG
- a CDS encoding phosphatidate cytidylyltransferase, which translates to MLKQRMITAAWLAPLTLIGLFGLQGGAFALFTAFIVLLGAWEWTNLAGVARQGVRIALVAIMAVLMLAMWLGGAAFAAWPLWLAAVGWGINLYWVTHYPDTALQWQATSRRLLMGVWVLLPCWVGFNVLRDSGAVWLLFVLLLVWTADIGAYFAGRRWGKNKLAPKVSPGKSWEGVYGGLAATLLLAIVFAVWQPINLMGGIALIVITGLVTLVSVLGDLLESMLKRYRDIKDSSQLLPGHGGVLDRIDSLTAAVPIFALFYLQVIHLQVNAL; encoded by the coding sequence GTGCTTAAACAGCGGATGATTACAGCAGCTTGGTTAGCGCCCCTGACGCTGATTGGCTTGTTCGGACTACAAGGTGGAGCCTTTGCACTGTTTACAGCGTTTATTGTGCTGCTAGGTGCTTGGGAGTGGACCAACTTAGCCGGTGTCGCCCGTCAGGGAGTGCGAATTGCCCTGGTAGCTATTATGGCAGTGTTAATGTTGGCAATGTGGCTAGGTGGAGCAGCGTTTGCCGCTTGGCCGCTTTGGCTGGCTGCTGTGGGGTGGGGGATTAATCTTTATTGGGTGACCCACTACCCCGATACTGCCCTCCAATGGCAAGCCACTTCTCGGCGGTTGCTCATGGGAGTGTGGGTGCTGCTGCCGTGCTGGGTAGGGTTCAATGTGCTCCGTGATAGTGGCGCTGTCTGGCTGCTGTTTGTGCTGTTGTTAGTCTGGACCGCTGATATTGGCGCCTACTTTGCTGGCAGGCGTTGGGGGAAAAATAAGCTTGCTCCAAAGGTGAGCCCAGGTAAGTCCTGGGAAGGTGTTTATGGCGGTCTTGCGGCCACACTATTGCTAGCGATTGTGTTTGCTGTATGGCAGCCCATTAACCTTATGGGCGGTATTGCACTGATAGTGATTACCGGTCTGGTGACGCTGGTTTCAGTGCTTGGTGATCTGTTGGAAAGTATGCTCAAGCGCTATCGGGACATCAAAGATTCAAGCCAGCTCTTGCCAGGCCATGGCGGCGTACTGGATCGTATTGATAGCCTGACGGCAGCAGTGCCTATTTTCGCGCTGTTCTATTTGCAGGTGATCCATCTCCAAGTGAACGCCCTATGA